In a single window of the Elaeis guineensis isolate ETL-2024a chromosome 4, EG11, whole genome shotgun sequence genome:
- the LOC105043059 gene encoding protein PSK SIMULATOR 1 → MVAEPWIHKMRTALSLENSSSSSSAAGPRKKKEGSKPPQDGGDTVGILSFEVANAMSRAVNLYRSLSDSEIARLRSQTLASPAVRLLVSTNEPYLLALALAEKLDDLNRAAAVASRLGRRCSHPALLGFEHVYSDLLAGRIDPAGLGFLSKDMDGTVRKMERFVSSTATLYIELEVLTQLEQSAKKFPPTPVHDETRRAVEQKIQWQRHDVRHLRDASLWNQTYDKVVLLLARAVCTIYSRIRHVFGESVLGLDCLVSDQSRQLSGQIIPSGHRTIHSGLLQSDTSEGKSGQIPRPIGAEADSGINFRRERLRFRCGGSTGRLFMECLNLGSPPSGKDSDEHFETESCLSRSVTGASIPFSGEQGLNQSGKIGWLRLGPKSRLTMLAPPSTVGGSALALHYANIVIIIEKFLCYPHLVGEEARDDLYQMLPSSLRLALRRSLKSCVKNLAIYDAPLAHDWKEALERILSWLAPMAHNMIRWQTERNFEQQQIVLRTNVLMLQTLYFADREKTEAAICELLVGLNYICRYEQQQNALLDCRSSMDSDDCMEWHMRY, encoded by the coding sequence ATGGTGGCGGAGCCTTGGATCCACAAGATGCGGACCGCCTTATCCCTGGAgaactcctcctcctcctcctccgccgccggCCCCAGGAAGAAGAAGGAGGGCTCGAAGCCACCGCAGGACGGCGGCGACACCGTTGGGATCCTCTCCTTCGAGGTCGCCAACGCCATGTCCCGGGCCGTCAACCTCTACCGCTCCCTCTCCGACTCCGAGATTGCGCGACTTCGCTCCCAGACCCTCGCCTCCCCAGCCGTCCGCCTCCTTGTCTCCACCAACGAGCCGTACCTCCTCGCGCTGGCCCTCGCCGAGAAGCTCGACGACCTCAACCGCGCCGCCGCCGTCGCCTCCCGCCTCGGCCGCCGCTGCTCCCACCCCGCCCTCCTCGGCTTCGAGCACGTTTACTCCGACCTCCTCGCCGGCCGAATCGACCCCGCCGGTCTCGGCTTCCTCTCCAAGGACATGGACGGCACCGTCCGCAAGATGGAGCGCTTCGTCTCCTCCACCGCCACCCTCTACATCGAGCTCGAGGTCCTCACCCAGCTGGAGCAGTCGGCCAAGAAGTTCCCCCCGACGCCGGTCCACGACGAGACCCGCCGGGCCGTCGAGCAGAAGATCCAATGGCAGCGGCACGACGTGCGGCACCTAAGGGACGCCTCCCTCTGGAACCAGACCTATGACAAGGTCGTCCTCCTCCTCGCCCGGGCGGTCTGCACCATCTATTCCCGCATCCGCCATGTGTTCGGGGAGTCTGTTCTTGGCTTGGATTGCCTGGTTTCCGATCAAAGTCGCCAGCTTTCCGGCCAGATTATCCCCTCCGGTCACCGCACAATCCATTCGGGGCTTCTTCAGTCAGATACAAGCGAAGGCAAGTCCGGGCAGATTCCACGACCGATTGGAGCTGAAGCGGATTCCGGCATAAATTTTCGCAGGGAGCGTCTCCGGTTCCGTTGCGGCGGGAGCACCGGCAGGCTCTTCATGGAGTGCCTCAATTTGGGCAGCCCTCCTTCGGGGAAGGACAGCGACGAGCATTTCGAGACCGAGAGTTGCCTGAGCCGGTCGGTGACGGGTGCTTCCATTCCCTTCAGTGGGGAACAGGGGTTGAACCAGAGTGGCAAGATCGGGTGGTTGCGGCTTGGGCCGAAGAGTAGATTAACAATGCTTGCTCCACCGTCCACCGTCGGCGGTTCGGCTCTCGCACTGCATTATGCAAATATTGTAATTATCATCGAGAAGTTTCTTTGTTATCCACATTTAGTTGGGGAGGAGGCCAGGGATGATCTCTACCAGATGCTGCCCTCAAGCTTGAGGCTGGCTTTGAGAAGGAGTCTTAAGTCTTGCGTCAAGAATCTAGCTATCTATGATGCACCTCTTGCGCATGATTGGAAGGAAGCACTTGAGAGAATATTGAGCTGGCTCGCTCCGATGGCTCATAACATGATCCGGTGGCAGACTGAGCGCAACTTTGAGCAGCAGCAGATTGTTTTGAGGACAAATGTCCTGATGCTACAAACATTGTATTTTGCTGACAGGGAGAAGACAGAAGCAGCTATATGTGAGCTTCTGGTTGGGTTGAACTATATTTGCCGCTATGAGCAGCAGCAGAACGCTTTGTTGGATTGTAGGAGTAGTATGGACTCTGATGACTGTATGGAGTGGCATATGCGATACTAG